The Ptychodera flava strain L36383 chromosome 14, AS_Pfla_20210202, whole genome shotgun sequence genome segment ccaatttatttattaaacGTCTTGTCATAAGTTACATAATATTACACGAAAAGGATATGTTCAATCAGTGCATCTCATgcataaaagaaagaaattacaaACGATGTGAAGTTCAACTGTACTAAAAGTTAccattttgtgaaaatacagTTTATAATACAACGAATTTATGAACATGCAGTTCTAAAGTCGATAATCAGTGACACTGTGCCGGGGTTTGAAACTACCATGACTGCAGAACGCCTGAACAGCCGTCACCGTATCTCTGCAAACTCCAGGTTACATCGGCATGAAGTGGAAGGGGTTCAAACAGTCCATGTCCAGGAAAACAGGAATCAACAGCGTCAGGTGACCATGACAAGTTGTAGGAGGGCTGGATGGCATCGAAGTGACTGGATGGAGACGGAGGGAAGCTTGGAGACGGCGCTGAATCAGGTGACGACTGGAACATACAGGGTACGCCGGGAAATTCAAAGCTGGACTGATGAGTGTCATCGTTAGGAGTGGATGGCAACGGAGAAACACTGGAGGTCGTCGTGCCACTGTCGATTGATGTTGAACTGCTCAAACACGGCGAACACGGCTGGAAACGGGTTTTTCTCAGTTCCAGATACTGCATATACCTCCTCTGTCGTCGCTCCCGTGCACGTCGATTCCGAAACCAACACTGAAATAGAAACAAAACGAGTGATTGATTTAATTTGGCGCATACAGGACCGACGTAATAAAATTACACACGTTCCACCTATGAAAATCGTTTGAATTTACCTTATGCCTTTGCTGCTCCCAACTGTTTGGCTTCGCAGAGTCATCATGgtcaaaatttattgaaaattaaatgttgtGCAGATAAATCTGGCCATAGACCCTGTACAGGAAACATCCCGTTTCCTGTAGGATAGGTGATCTGACGCTTACTGAAATAAATATACCCTCGAAACATGATTGTAttatcagattttttttcatcgAACTCTAAAGTTGATCAAGCAAAAATTAGACGTGCGTGACTAAACATATACTAAATATTGGTCCCGAATATCGTAGATTGGACGCAATACAGTAAAGTGTGTAAACAGAAGGCATGAACTTCAAGGGAAGCGTTCACTGGAGTTTGACATTGTTCAGAAAGATAACTTAGATTTGATgaatttgataaaattgttgATTGGCAAATAATATGTATAGAATCAACGTTTCTTTTGTGAACAGGCAGGCATGCATATAATAAGTGGTGTTACACTATTTGTCAGTCTTTCGTTAAttctatttctaaattctagttaAGAGtactttaaaaattatattcaacatattTTGCGCGTTTTGACTAGCGACTACTACGACCACTCTCTCCTTAATGCCAACAACGCATGAACATAACATACACTTTCCTTACCAGTACTTGTTTGGCGGTCAGACCGAGCAATTCAGCAGTTTTCTTGATTTGCGATGGATCGGGATACTTGGTGTAGATATCGTAAACCTTCAGCAACGCACTGACTTTGACTTTCGTAAACTCTGGACCACGAAAACAGGATGGAAGGGCAGCTTCGGTCTTCGGATAACGACGCATGTCGGACATCTTCGTTGTATCTGTTAGATTGGTAAGTTGTATTAACGTTCGTTGTCGAATAGTAACACATAAGTAATCATTGCATTGGAATAGGAGCTACAAATCCATCACATCTCTAACTTGGCTTTCATTGATGGCACACTTGTACATGTTCAGTGTTTCGTTCTGACAGGAGATGTTTAGGTCCTGAATTTTCTAAACTGCAAAGTCACCGATGCCTAACTTTGTGGTTAGTTTACGTTTACATCGTAACGACAATcgatttaaaataatttatgcTTGCATTTGATATGGGACGTATAGACCGAAAGGAAGACTATATTCGAAATCACATAGTcgtagcatggaggtagtagaaaGATTTTGTTAGTTTATTTTCGCATCGCCGTACACAGCCTGACAAGATATTTTCTCTTTCGATACCAGTTAAAGTGCGCGATCTATAAATGACCACTAAGCTTAATTACAGTAGTTAAGGGACCCATCCGAACCATCAAATCCAGGACTATTGGTTTACAAGCTCTTTGCTAGAAGATAACGCTTACCTTTCTTTGGAGATGGTGAAGTGAGATCTATAATCTCAGGAACTGTTGACGGATGCACTGTGGAGAAACCTAGTTGATTCATCGTACTGTCGTCGGTTGCAGGATTTCTCAAATGGTCTTCGCTGGTTTCTTAGACGATAAATGACTCGAACTAATAGAAACGATGTTTGGCGACTTGGAAGACGATGTTCAACTCTCAACGGATGTTGGACGAGTGTGCCGAGGGTAACTCGGAGCCACTATTTATCAGAGTGCGCATCTTTTGATTTTGCCGCCAACTTTTGTTCAACTGATAGAGTGACTTTGAACAAAGGCGTTGCCGCGACAACGGCATGATTGACAAGTCCGATGTGTGGACCGCGTCATCTTCGGCCTCCTTTTCTTCAAGATTTGACTTCGGCAAAATGACACTTTACAAACGGCAATGGTCTGATATTGTGTGTGAGAGTGACAAACTTGTCAAATCTGTCAAAAGACCACAAAGCAAAGGCGACTTCTGTCATGACCGTCAAATAAGGGAGAAGGCTGACAAGATCACAAGATTTCTTTGACAACTTTATATGACAGGGTACCACGTGACATGACCGAAACAGCGTAAAAGAGCCTAGTAACTATTTTACGCTTCTATAATCCCGTCTATGAACATGGTACATTATGTATGCGCTAGAAAATGTCCTATGTTTATTGTGGCAATTTATTGAGTTACAGCGTCTTCCCATTACATGGATGATACTAAAAAAATGACGACGTATCCTACTTCGGTATGTCCGGCGACGTTTGTGCATCACACCATCGATGTGTTCGTGTGCATGGATGCACCTTTGACGTAAGGGTATTAGAAAAACTTAAAAACTAGGTATAGTTTTATAATACAAAAATGGTAAGGCAACATTTGAATCAGTTTCGTTCTCTACGTTAAGATGTGCTCCGATTTATGAGCGATATTTTATCATAGATGCTGCGACTGAAATCGACTAAACCACATTACCCCAACCACAACTATGTCATCATCGTAGCGTCGAAAAGGCATTGGGGGTTTTCGACAGTTTAGATCAACACGACCGAGGTGAAACACACGTCACATATTCAACACTTTCTCTTTCCCCAGTCACGTTATGATCTTTGATCTCTGGCGTATATCCAGTGCAATTAACAAACCGTGTAATTAGCTTAATTGCGTTGCACCGCCTTCTGAACACGTCGGATGAATAGTATACTGACAAGTACTTATCGCCAAATACAATAGGAAGACCTTATCAATCGGTTTCTGAGTTCGTAAAAACAATAGACCCCATGCCTTTGATCAAGCGAAAAATCCGACTTTTACTTTCGATAGGGAGTTCTTTTCTCCTGGAAACCCCCTCCCTTACCAACACTTAATTAACAGCCAACGATATAACTCGATAAGGTCTTATATGACAACTTGTAATGGCCATGTGCATAAGACTTAGCATGATCACATATGACTGAAACACTGATTTTTTCGAGTATGTGGTTAGGGACCCTGGTTGAACAATTGTATAAGACAAGAGTGGGTGTGTTCCTGCAGGTCAATAATCTCTTTCTGTAATCTGTGTTAATAAAATTCATACATTTAATGTAACAGAATTATTATTTCTTCTGATTATTCTATCTAAGAATGTCTTTTCAGttgaatttatttgaaaaaatcttaatatCTACTGTTTAAGATTCGCCTTCAAAGGTACGCATAACTACAAACGAAAAACCCGAAATGGTTCCTGATTTTAggtttgttatgattttttgaaTCATTATACACTACTGGAGAGTTCATTTCTTCCACTCACAATTCGCTGttgttgtcaactttgatcGTACAAAGCTTTGATTTGCCGATAATGTTACGTCAAAAGATGCTGCGACAACGACACGATTCACAATTTACAAGCATCAAACACACATTTCTCGATCTTCTCACGACACATATTGGTACGGCAAGATCATAGAACTCTTGAACATTCACACATAAGTATGTCAAAGGTGTGACGACAAACTTGTCAATCGTCGGGACAGTGGCTGACTCTTCTTGCTGTGTAAAAAAGTATCTCGATGGGTGCCTGTACGTATATCTGATAGACTTTTACTTctttaagtacaaagtaaaaCTGTAAGACTGTGGTAATGAATCGATGTTGCTTTATAGTGAATGCATGTTGTGCTCTGTTGAACAAATGTATCAATTTTGTGGCGCAATTAGGCCTACATCTACTTTTGTCTGAAAGGCTAGTCACATTATcgtcagtagaaaaaaaatgcaCCGCATCGCATTATTATCACGGGACCAACTTGGAAGATAGTCTCGACGTCTATTGAGGATAATAAAACCATAGCTTCAACTACATGATAAAACCGTGTGTGGCAAAATACTAAAGAAATGTCTGGAAAAGCTAATAGTTTTATCATTCTTTCAATGCGCAGATTTGAATTTCACTTTTACATTCGAACCGATTTTGCGGCAAAAGTCGAAAAAAGTTGAAACCTCTTTTCAAATCTGCACTTAGTCACGAATACTTTCCGTTGCCAAGACAGATAACGTTTGTGTAACGCCCTCCTTTATAAGGATATCATTTGGGAGCGTCCCTCACTTGGCCAAGGGGTGTGAAGGTTATTGACTCAGAATTGTACGAGAAGGAGGTAGGAGACAGTGTgataattttaatcaattatttgtAGACGTTGAATGAGAAAAATCGAGAACGGGGTATTCCATGGTATGATCTACGAAACAAGCAAATTACCACGTGATGACCATATAGTTATGTAAGTTTAGAGACGTATTCAACTTGGTAGAGAATTTACACTAGCTCGAGATTACAGATCAGATTTTGAGATGGGGCGTGTTACGCAAGATCGAATCTGATAGAAACGACAGCAAGAGAAGACCGAGTACGCGTAAGTGGACGCAGCCGTTCATGCATCCATGCTCAGCGAGGTGTGCGCCCATAAATCACATCTATGTGCAAATGGCgtttgatgtttgtaaagaaacagTAATCAATTGTCACTTATTTGATCTCTTCGGATAAACTTGTCACTTCTACTCGCTAACACGCCCTATTAACGGCTCCCATCGTTGTCAGAACAAAACCAAGTCGCGTGTATTATAACACCGATGCTCGTTTTATGTATTCGACGCATTCTTTTGAATTTGCCGCCAACTTTGGTTCAACTAGTAAAGTGACTTTTGAACAAAGGCGTTGCCGCGATAACGTCATGATTGACAAGTCCGATGTGTGGACCGCGTCACGTTCGGCCTCCTTTTCTTCAAGATTTGACTTCGTTAAAATGACACTCTGCAAACGGCAATGGTCTGGTATTGTGTGTGACAAACTCGTCAACTCTGTCAAAAGACCACAAAGCAAAGGCGACTTCTGTCATGACCGGCAAATGAGGGAAAAGGCTGATGagatcaaatgattttatgataatttatgATATGATAACTTTACATGACAATGTACGGTACACGTAACATCACCGAAATAGAAAGCGCGTATTTATATACGCTTCTATAATCTTATATGTGAGCATAGTAGACTATGAAATGTCCTCAGTTCATTGTGGCAGTTTATAGGATTTAAGTGTCTTACAATTACATGAATAACACTAAAAATGACGACCTATTCCACTTTGTATGTCAGGTGACATGTATGCATGGCTGCACCTTGATGTGATGGTAAAGCAAAACTTAAATACTGGGTATACTAAGTCTTTTTATATGGCAAAAATGGTAAAGCAGCATTTGACAGCGGTGTAATCAGTTTCCTTCTCTACGTTcaaacacggtccctctataACGTTGTTAGAGAGACCATGGTTCTAAGTTACTCCGATTTATGagcaatattgtatcatagatGCTGCGACTGAAATCGACTAAACCACATTACCCCCCACTTCAACTATGCCGTCAATGTAGCGTTGCAAGCCGTGTCGACAAGGCAAGGTGGTTTTCGATGGTTTAGGTTCAACGTGATCTACGTGAAACAGACATCTGATATATTCAACACTTTCTCTTTCGACTGTCACTTTATGATCTTTGATCTCTGGCGTATATCCAGTGCAATTAACAAACCGTGTAATTAGCTTTAATAGAGTTGCACCGCCTTCTGAACACCTCGGGCGAATAGTATACTTACAAGTACTTATCACCAAATACAATAGGAAAACCTTATCAATCAGTTAGTTCGTAAAAACAATTGGCCTCGTGCGTTTGATCAAGCGAACAATCTGACTTTTAGTTTCGGCAGAGAGTGCTTTTCTCCTAGCTGGAAACCCCTTCCCTCACAAACACTTCATTACAAGTCAACGATAGAACTCGACATGGTCTTATATGTTTCTTGTTCTTTTCGAGGACAGCTTGTGATGGCCATGTGTATAAGATTAGCATCAGACTGCTCGTAA includes the following:
- the LOC139150642 gene encoding homeobox protein SIX2-like gives rise to the protein MNQLGFSTVHPSTVPEIIDLTSPSPKKDTTKMSDMRRYPKTEAALPSCFRGPEFTKVKVSALLKVYDIYTKYPDPSQIKKTAELLGLTAKQVLCWFRNRRARERRQRRYMQYLELRKTRFQPCSPCLSSSTSIDSGTTTSSVSPLPSTPNDDTHQSSFEFPGVPCMFQSSPDSAPSPSFPPSPSSHFDAIQPSYNLSWSPDAVDSCFPGHGLFEPLPLHADVTWSLQRYGDGCSGVLQSW